The Archocentrus centrarchus isolate MPI-CPG fArcCen1 chromosome 7, fArcCen1, whole genome shotgun sequence genome window below encodes:
- the dcp1a gene encoding mRNA-decapping enzyme 1A isoform X1, translated as METVNAGHMMSLAALQRQDPYINKLLDVTGQVALYNFNSKTNEWEKTEIEGTLFVYARSASPHHGFTIMNRLSTENLVEPINKDLEFQLQDPFLLYRNGNLGIYSIWFYDKKDCQRIAQLMVKIVKQEADHAQRKSPERAEPGRANGVAEPRSIDILELLSKAKEEYQRQAQAGETDASTEPIVKAAVSTKEHPHSTPQPEKQSSHPVVKQITVEELFGSSLPKDPSLPTMPTQSTTVSSDPSAAYIHKQPYPAPSPQSTLLIHQHVAQEPGTNQRNQAPGLLPAPYALHPSPVFQSVIQRSDPQPHSSVSPLMVPPAASEHRAAPPGTVASSAAPTSYLGHDILSTLKPAAPSVNSDIHKPILAPNFLPSTLVPPHSFQETMGKPLLQHGKDMDVFSQPSNLIKPISAVPMSPSLAVPGSELSVLLSPSAFQQTISKTPTAASVVPPAPSEPTTSASGGPKEPIAAPCSKTQLQETLIHLIKNDPDFLSAIHDAYLQSLSKDFSNMKL; from the exons atggaaacggTAAATGCTGGTCATATGATGAGCTTAGCTGCTCTACAGAGGCAAGACCCGTACATCAACAAACTGCTCGATGTGACCGGCCAGGTGGCTCTCTATAACTTTAACTCCAAGACGAATGAGTGG GAGAAGACGGAAATCGAGGGCACcctgtttgtttatgcaag GTCTGCTTCCCCTCACCATGGTTTCACCATCATGAATCGGCTGAGTACAGAGAACCTTGTGGAACCAATCAATAAAGACCTTGAGTTTCAGCTGCAGGATCCCTTCTTGCTCTACAGAAATGGCAACT TGGGTATCTACAGTATTTGGTTTTATGACAAGAAGGATTGTCAACGTATCGCTCAGCTCATGGTCAA gattgtgaaacaagaAGCAGACCATGCCCAGAGAAAGTCACCAGAGAGGGCAGAGCCAGGGAGAGCCAATGGAGTGGCAGAACCCCGGAGCATCGATATCCTGGAACTGCTCAGCAAAGCCAAGGAAGAATACCAAAGA CAGGCCCAGGCAGGTGAAACAGATGCGTCCACAGAACCGAttgtaaaagcagctgtcagcacTAAAGAGCATCCCCACAGCACACCACAGCCTGAAAAG CAGAGTTCTCATCCCGTGGTAAAGCAGATCACGGTTGAGGAGCTCTTTGGCTCATCTCTCCCTAAGGATCCATCTCTACCCACAATGCCCACACAGAGCACCACTGTTTCCAGTGACCCCTCCGCTGCCTATATCCACAAACAACCATATCCTGCCCCATCTCCACAAAGCACTCTCCTCATTCACCAACATGTAGCCCAAGAGCCTGGGACCAACCAGAGGAACCAAGCCCCCGGCCTCCTCCCTGCTCCGTACGCACTACATCCCAGTCCTGTATTCCAGTCGGTGATCCAAAGGTCAGACCCCCAGCCGCACTCCTCAGTGTCCCCACTCATGGTGCCTCCTGCTGCCTCAGAGCATCGTGCTGCTCCCCCTGGTACCGTAGCATCTTCAGCTGCTCCAACGTCCTATTTGGGTCATGACATTCTTAGCACGCTTAAACCGGCTGCCCCTTCTGTAAATTCAGACATCCACAAACCCATCCTCGCACCTAACTTTCTGCCAAGCACATTGGTCCCACCCCACAGCTTCCAAGAGACTATGGGGAAACCCCTTCTCCAGCATGGAAAAGACATGGACGTTTTCTCTCAGCCTTCCAATCTGATTAAACCAATTTCT GCTGTCCCCATGAGTCCAAGTCTTGCTGTTCCAGGATCAGAActttctgtgctgctgtctCCCAGTGCCTTCCAGCAGACCATCAGTAAGACACCGACAGCAGCATCAGTGGTCCCTCCTGCACCCTCTGAGCCCACCACCTCAGCTTCTGGAGGACCTAAAGAACCTATAGCAGCCCCCTGCAGTAAAACACAGCTTCAGGAGACTCTGATACACCTCATTAAG AATGACCCAGACTTCCTCAGTGCCATTCATGATGCTTATCTGCAGAGTCTATCCAAGGACTTCAGCAACATGAAGCTATAG
- the dcp1a gene encoding mRNA-decapping enzyme 1A isoform X2 produces the protein METVNAGHMMSLAALQRQDPYINKLLDVTGQVALYNFNSKTNEWEKTEIEGTLFVYARSASPHHGFTIMNRLSTENLVEPINKDLEFQLQDPFLLYRNGNLGIYSIWFYDKKDCQRIAQLMVKIVKQEADHAQRKSPERAEPGRANGVAEPRSIDILELLSKAKEEYQRQAQAGETDASTEPIVKAAVSTKEHPHSTPQPEKSSHPVVKQITVEELFGSSLPKDPSLPTMPTQSTTVSSDPSAAYIHKQPYPAPSPQSTLLIHQHVAQEPGTNQRNQAPGLLPAPYALHPSPVFQSVIQRSDPQPHSSVSPLMVPPAASEHRAAPPGTVASSAAPTSYLGHDILSTLKPAAPSVNSDIHKPILAPNFLPSTLVPPHSFQETMGKPLLQHGKDMDVFSQPSNLIKPISAVPMSPSLAVPGSELSVLLSPSAFQQTISKTPTAASVVPPAPSEPTTSASGGPKEPIAAPCSKTQLQETLIHLIKNDPDFLSAIHDAYLQSLSKDFSNMKL, from the exons atggaaacggTAAATGCTGGTCATATGATGAGCTTAGCTGCTCTACAGAGGCAAGACCCGTACATCAACAAACTGCTCGATGTGACCGGCCAGGTGGCTCTCTATAACTTTAACTCCAAGACGAATGAGTGG GAGAAGACGGAAATCGAGGGCACcctgtttgtttatgcaag GTCTGCTTCCCCTCACCATGGTTTCACCATCATGAATCGGCTGAGTACAGAGAACCTTGTGGAACCAATCAATAAAGACCTTGAGTTTCAGCTGCAGGATCCCTTCTTGCTCTACAGAAATGGCAACT TGGGTATCTACAGTATTTGGTTTTATGACAAGAAGGATTGTCAACGTATCGCTCAGCTCATGGTCAA gattgtgaaacaagaAGCAGACCATGCCCAGAGAAAGTCACCAGAGAGGGCAGAGCCAGGGAGAGCCAATGGAGTGGCAGAACCCCGGAGCATCGATATCCTGGAACTGCTCAGCAAAGCCAAGGAAGAATACCAAAGA CAGGCCCAGGCAGGTGAAACAGATGCGTCCACAGAACCGAttgtaaaagcagctgtcagcacTAAAGAGCATCCCCACAGCACACCACAGCCTGAAAAG AGTTCTCATCCCGTGGTAAAGCAGATCACGGTTGAGGAGCTCTTTGGCTCATCTCTCCCTAAGGATCCATCTCTACCCACAATGCCCACACAGAGCACCACTGTTTCCAGTGACCCCTCCGCTGCCTATATCCACAAACAACCATATCCTGCCCCATCTCCACAAAGCACTCTCCTCATTCACCAACATGTAGCCCAAGAGCCTGGGACCAACCAGAGGAACCAAGCCCCCGGCCTCCTCCCTGCTCCGTACGCACTACATCCCAGTCCTGTATTCCAGTCGGTGATCCAAAGGTCAGACCCCCAGCCGCACTCCTCAGTGTCCCCACTCATGGTGCCTCCTGCTGCCTCAGAGCATCGTGCTGCTCCCCCTGGTACCGTAGCATCTTCAGCTGCTCCAACGTCCTATTTGGGTCATGACATTCTTAGCACGCTTAAACCGGCTGCCCCTTCTGTAAATTCAGACATCCACAAACCCATCCTCGCACCTAACTTTCTGCCAAGCACATTGGTCCCACCCCACAGCTTCCAAGAGACTATGGGGAAACCCCTTCTCCAGCATGGAAAAGACATGGACGTTTTCTCTCAGCCTTCCAATCTGATTAAACCAATTTCT GCTGTCCCCATGAGTCCAAGTCTTGCTGTTCCAGGATCAGAActttctgtgctgctgtctCCCAGTGCCTTCCAGCAGACCATCAGTAAGACACCGACAGCAGCATCAGTGGTCCCTCCTGCACCCTCTGAGCCCACCACCTCAGCTTCTGGAGGACCTAAAGAACCTATAGCAGCCCCCTGCAGTAAAACACAGCTTCAGGAGACTCTGATACACCTCATTAAG AATGACCCAGACTTCCTCAGTGCCATTCATGATGCTTATCTGCAGAGTCTATCCAAGGACTTCAGCAACATGAAGCTATAG